From the Priestia koreensis genome, one window contains:
- the spoIIM gene encoding stage II sporulation protein M has translation MRRKMMNSRYVQHVREHSSIYLFTTVLFLMGVIFGAIVVNSLNVEQKQGLYFYLNRFFGQVSQGQFSNHHEMFQQSFLHNVKYLGLIWILGISIIGLPLVLILLFLKGMVVGFTVGFLVNQMGLNGFLLSSVSVLPQNLFLIPAFIILSTLSIAFSLKLVRQQFLKRSKESISAAFLRYSLSIVGILLFITLASSFEAYASPPLMKSVMSFINK, from the coding sequence ATGAGACGAAAGATGATGAATTCTAGGTATGTTCAGCACGTTCGCGAGCATAGTTCCATTTATTTATTTACGACGGTTCTGTTTTTAATGGGCGTGATATTTGGCGCTATTGTAGTAAATAGCTTAAACGTAGAGCAAAAACAGGGGTTATACTTTTATTTAAATCGGTTTTTCGGACAAGTATCTCAAGGACAGTTCTCAAATCATCATGAAATGTTTCAGCAAAGCTTTTTGCATAACGTAAAGTACTTGGGGCTGATTTGGATTCTTGGGATATCCATTATTGGGCTACCGCTCGTTCTTATCCTTTTGTTTTTAAAAGGAATGGTCGTTGGTTTTACGGTCGGGTTTCTCGTCAACCAAATGGGATTAAACGGCTTTTTACTATCTTCCGTGTCGGTACTTCCACAAAATCTATTCTTAATTCCAGCCTTCATTATCTTATCAACGTTATCAATTGCCTTTTCATTAAAGTTAGTGAGGCAGCAATTTCTAAAACGTAGCAAAGAATCCATTTCAGCGGCCTTTTTACGGTATAGTCTTTCGATCGTTGGCATTCTTCTTTTTATTACGCTTGCTTCTAGTTTTGAGGCGTATGCTTCTCCACCTCTGATGAAATCGGTTATGTCCTTTATTAACAAATAA